CGCGGCGTCGCCGCGGTGATTGTCGTTGTGCTTCGCGTGGTAGTTCTGCACGACAATGTGCGGGGTGAGCGTGTCGATGATGTGTCGTCGGCGTTTCAACGCCGTCTCGAAGTCCGTGACGAAGCGGGCAGCGGCAGCTGACGAGCCGGCAACGGGTTGCGGTGAGTGAACGTGCGGTGCGCTGATATTCCCGTCAGCACGGCCGCGCTGCCTGGTCGACCGGGTCTTCCGCACGCGAGAGGAACCTGCCCGCGGCATCAGGCCCCACTGTCTCCGAACCGGATGAAGACGAGCACGAATCCTGACAGCGGCCGCCAATTCCCGGGTCGCGACCGCGCGTCGCCGCGAGCCTGAACAGAATCAGCTCAGTTCAATACGGGCGGTCTGCACTCCTTCAGCGATCTTGATTTCCACTACGCGCGGGCCGTGTTCCCGCGGGATCACGCTGATGCTGCCGTCGCGTTCGAGGTACGCGAGCGCCACGCGCGAGGGATCGGGATTCATCCCCTCCAGCCGCAGCGCCTCCTCGAGATCGTTCCGTGAGAGGCTGCTGCCACGCATCGCCTCCTCCCGCACCTCGCCATCCTCGATCAACTTCACCGGCGTGCCCTTCACGAATTTGCCGAACCAATGCGCGTGGTATGAAATCACGCCGAACAGCCAGTGGAGCCCGACCAGTACCGCCCCGGCCCCGAGCGTCGCCAGGAGCCCGGCGGATCCATTGATGGCTCGGCTCATAACGGAGCCGATCATGATGCCCATAATGACATCGAAGGCGGTCGCCTTGCCCAGGAACCGCTTGCTACCAAGCCGTACGATGAACAACGTGAAACCGTAGATGATCACCGCACGGAGCGCCATCTGACCGGGGCCGATCTCACCCGCATCTGACCCGAGTCCGAGGAGTGTATCCAGTCCATACGACATAACCTCGATCATCGCATTTTCTCTCCTGCCGATGGCGCACACCTGGGCGCTGCGGAACCACGCCGGCGATTTCTGCACCGGGCGGGCTCCCGATTTCGTCGCAACATATACAGGCATTGACGCGGTTGAACACCACTGCAGACTCGGGTGGCACCGTGTGAATCGCCGGGCCACCTGCCCGGCCACGGCAACGCGCCCATCGACGCGAATATCTTCGCTGCGCGGACACGCAGCGATTCAGGGCTCTCCGAGAGCGGCACTGCGCCCTGGCGAGAGAGAGGTCGCTGGACGCAAGTGACTGGGGCGACACGCAGGCGCTTCCGCATTTACCAGAAGGCCACAGCTGCGGGTGTGGCCGCAGCCGTCGCAGAGGATTGACGGTACCGGCCGATAGGGCACAGTCAGGGCAGAGCGGCTCAAACGCACAAAAGCCCCGCAGGCGTAATTGCTTGCGAGGCTCTCGCTTGTACTATGGGCCTGGGACGAGTTGAACGTCCGACCTCACGCTTATCAGGCGTGCGCTCTAACCACCTGAGCTACAGGCCCCGGATCTTGTGGAGCCCTGAATTTAACCCGGCCCGCAGAGGGTGACAACCCCCGAAAGGCGCGTGTTTCCCGTCCGTCCCGATACACATGACAGGCTGCGCCGCGGGCGCGAGATTCATGGGCGCGGCCCACGCGGGGCTGTGATATCAGAAGGAGATTCCGGTGATCATTAAAATGCGACGCGGCCGTGCCGCCGGCCTCGTGGCCGCGGCTCTCGGGATGGCGGCGTGTGACGTCACGGGTCCCGACGTGCAGACGCAGCTCATGCGGCAGCTGCGCACGCACGAGGCCCTGTGGGCAGAGGAAGGTGCGGCAACATACTCGATACGGATCGAGCTGCATTGCGTCTGCGCGGAGCCGTACGACGTCGAACTGCAGGTGGTCGATGGCGCGGTGGAGTCGGGCGTGCACGTTTTCTCCGGCGATACGCTGACCCCGGCGGAGCTGGCTGAGCAATTGACGCTGGCGGATTTCTTCGACGTCGTCGAGGACGCGTTGAACCGTCGCGTGGCGGGCGTCAGCGTCAGCTACGATCGGGACACGGGGTATGTCCAGCACCTGTATATCGACTACAACGGTGGCACGACCGGCGATGACGTCGAGTATTTCATGTCGGAGTACGCCCCGGTGACGAACTGAACGCGGTCCGCGAGCCGGCTCGCGTTCAGCACACGACGCGTCGCTTCACGCGTCGACGGGGTGCAGTGAACGACGCAGGAACGCTTCGACACTCGTGAGCGGCACGCCGAACGTGGCGCTGGCTGCGCTCGTGTCGATGACGGTTTCGTAGGTCTCGAACTGCGCGGCCAGTTGCGATGCGACCGGCGGCAGTCCTGGCAGCGCCTCACCCGGTGGGACGTATCGAAGCTCCACCGCCCGCCCGAGCACCAGCTCCGCGAGACGCACGACGTCCGTCCACGTGTGCGCCTGCGGACCGCCCAGCACCAGCATCGTGTTGCGCGCG
The nucleotide sequence above comes from Longimicrobiales bacterium. Encoded proteins:
- a CDS encoding YetF domain-containing protein; this encodes MIEVMSYGLDTLLGLGSDAGEIGPGQMALRAVIIYGFTLFIVRLGSKRFLGKATAFDVIMGIMIGSVMSRAINGSAGLLATLGAGAVLVGLHWLFGVISYHAHWFGKFVKGTPVKLIEDGEVREEAMRGSSLSRNDLEEALRLEGMNPDPSRVALAYLERDGSISVIPREHGPRVVEIKIAEGVQTARIELS
- a CDS encoding DUF6174 domain-containing protein; amino-acid sequence: MIIKMRRGRAAGLVAAALGMAACDVTGPDVQTQLMRQLRTHEALWAEEGAATYSIRIELHCVCAEPYDVELQVVDGAVESGVHVFSGDTLTPAELAEQLTLADFFDVVEDALNRRVAGVSVSYDRDTGYVQHLYIDYNGGTTGDDVEYFMSEYAPVTN